Within the Medicago truncatula cultivar Jemalong A17 chromosome 4, MtrunA17r5.0-ANR, whole genome shotgun sequence genome, the region ACATGCCCCACATCTCTGCATGTAACGCGTCACATGAACTTATCTTACGAGCATAGCTATTCAAACAATTTTCACTACTATCACGGAGAAGGTCGTCACATCCCAAAAGATTAACTGAGCTTTTATGCGCGCTATCAAAGTTGAGTTTAACCCAACCCTCTCAGAGTCTCTTCCATCCAATGAAAATAGTGTCTGTAGGCTAAGGTCATCCAATTACGTGTGTTTGTTCGCAATTATCAATCTTCATAGTCATCTTAAGAATCACATCAATTGGATTAAAAGTTCGATGGAACTCCTAATGCTCTTATTCCTCGAAGTCCACAATCACAAGTGCCAACATGTACTATTCTTTACCCATTGTTGGAGGTAATATTCCCTCCGATCCTTCGTATAAGAAAAGAagcaaaaaatcatcaaaaccaagacaatcattagttgttgtaattttttgaatgtttttacaaatataccctCTTAAAAATTTGTGAAGTATTAAATATACTCACAAATATTGAAAAGATCAACATTAAATGAGGGTTAGAAAAgtcttttaaacaataattatacCTTAAAATCTGTGACTTTTTCTTGTAAATAAGAcgaaaatttttttttaaaattttcttatttaGGACCGAAGGGAGTATAATTTAATTTAGGgtaatgttaaccggtgccccggACACCGGTTAAAAACCAAATATAGTAtgtattgcattgaaaattgtgttgtCAATCTCTTAAAAGTCAATAAAGCGTctgttttaatttaaaactttctttctatggttccttaactagtgccccggaCACCGGTTAACATAgcctttaatttatattaattcttttaatgatttttttttgttttttgtttaggAATTATCTTAATGATTTATTCACATATTTGTTGGTATCAATATTACAAGGTCAGTTTTAGAAAATCAATTCACTCTCTTTCATCTCTTTCTCACCCTTGGCTCTTTTCCTCCCTCTCTTGACTCTCATTTTCCACAATTTCCCTCTCTTATCTGAATTACAGAACAACAACTCAACCGACCCTGCTTCCTCTCTTCTGAATTTCGAAGCCGAACCCGAAATCGAAATCGCCGACCTCAAACCCCAACTTTCCGGTGGATTCGCTGTCCAATCATTGAAGacacatcaaaagaaaaggttgGTGCAGCGAAAACGTGTTGAACAAGATGAACCTCAATACCTTACTATAATATACTAGTCTTATGTTTAAAACATTTTACCAATGTATAGTCTGCATTAAATCCATCATTCTCATTTACATGCTTTGTTTTTGTCGTTTGAGAATTCTTATATCTCCCTCCCTGTTAACACTTCTTGGCATAGTTGTTTGAAGAAATTGAAGTGGTGATCAAATTAATCCATGCTGTTTAGAGTAGTATAATGATTACTCATGTTTGGTCTACAATAGTTATAAGCTTCATTGTTCCGCCTTAAGTCACAAGCGAGTAATTCTTCTATTACTTGAAGATTGAATGAAGTTAGGGCCTAGTCGGTCTTCTCCTTTCTGCTTTAATTACCAAAACCGACCTTAAATAAACCACCTCTCTATCTCTCTGTTTTAAATTCAACCACTCCGGCTATCTCTTCTATGTGATTTTTCACCGCTTCTCTGTCCTGGTTTTCGATTTTTCTGTGTTTTTAACTATTGCGGACGCTAAATGCCGTTGGAACACTAATAAGGTCTTtttcaaacatattatattGCTGACTTTTGTACTTTTGTTTATCATGTTTACTTAATGATTGTTTGATCTACCCTTTCCAATTTATTGCTTACGGTATGGCAAGGTGCTTATCTTCTGCTTACATTATcattcttaattaatttaatttctcaGGCCAACCTGCCTCATGGATCTTTTTGATGATATTCTACTTGAAGTTCCTCCTGCACCTGGTTAGTAATgggatgtaattttattttttattttttttatacgtaCAAGGTTGTTATGTACTtggattataattataatataatataattatattctTTTTGTAGCTCGGCCTAGTGCCAAGTTTGCGCCCAAGGTCAAATCAAAACAGTCCTTACGAAAGGAAATATCTGCATCAGAACATGCTACCTCGTCTGTAGATGGGAAGAACATGCATGTTGCTTCAACCCCCACGGTCACTAAATCCATTCGTGACACCAACCTCGATAATGGTAAGTTATGTTTGCACATCATTTGCgtatttgaagattttttttctcaagcTCAATCTTGCACTAGTGTCACAATGCGTCAGACATTGAATCATTTCATATCTAGCATTGACAACTATTAAATGTGGTCTCTTATTAGATGGTGCAGAGAGTGAATTGAATAAAGTGCCTTCCCCATCCACTGCATTCCTTGACAGCAACAAAAGTTTGCAAGTTAATAACTCATTGCAAGACAGCCTAAATGTTGGCTTCAAAAGTTCTTCAGGCGACAATAGCACTGCAATTTCCGAGAACAACATTCATTCTATTTTTACTTCCGGAAAAGTACAAGAGGTAGAATAGTTtatcaaattatattaatattttttatgctcTGCAGAAGAGTTTACAAACTCCGTAGATAGTCCTACATTAGCTGATTTTTTACCGCACGACGTTACCAGAGGAAAAGAAGTAGACATTAATTATTATGATTTGTCTTGCTTTTTCACTTCtcttaattttgaatttgattgtagatgatttttcatttcatttgtaatttttattaggATGCTAATGAGAGGAAACAATCTCTAAGGAAGCGTAAAAGATCATATGTTGCTGGTGTGGAGGATGACCGTGATAAAAGCTCAAGGCAGCTGAGAAAACAAGTAGCTTGTGAACATGTTAAAAACTCAAACTCATTGATTGAGGATGATGATGAACTCGACCCTCCTTATATTTGTAACAATATAgatcaaattgaagaaaatgatgacGAGGACGAAGTGGATAATTCATCTAAGAAGAAAAGAGCATTAacaaattcaaaaaagaaatatatgtctAAAAATGGAAAAGCTTACAAAAAAAGCAAGAAGGAAAATGGCGATTCAGAAAAAACTACTAAAGAACCACCCAAAAAGTTCTCTCGTTCTTCTCGGCGAAGAAAAAGACAAGGTAAACTAATCAAtctatttgtttaattatcattttaatgACTATATTTTATGTGCTTATTGTGCAAGTTTTTTCATTCTCACAGTGGACCAGGCTCTGCTGGATGATTATGAACTTGGTTCTCGATCAATTTCTCTTAGGGATATTCTTGCAATTTCAGATGATAAGGAGCGACAGGAGGTAGGTATTCTCAACTATATTCCTTGTGTTACAATTCCCAGCTATTGTTATTAGTAGGCTTATGGCTTAAATTTCACTAACTGTACCATTTGTTTCCCTATACAGAAAAAGGAGGCAAAATCTTCCACCAATCAAAGGTAAGCAACACAGCTCGACAGTGTATTATCAAAGCAGTATTGGAGTATCTTTAGTGTAGCTAATAGTTAGTAGCCTAAGAAGTTAAGATATATGTGTATATTCGTTGTATGTGATTGAGTTAGGTAGAATCTTCTACCCTTTGTTAGCTTTCGCGATTTATTTCCttgtcaattatatttttttaaaatgaaaatatatatctGTGTTGAAAATCTGCGTATAGCACAGTAAACATCTTTGTTGCTTTATTTACTGCAATTCATTGCACATCTTACGTGGTTCCAAACATCTTCTTTACCATCATCCAGTGATTGTTGTTACCGTCACTTTTTAGCCACGTGCTGTACTGTAAATagatttatatttgtattttaaaatatttatctgCAGTGGTGGGGATTTCTTTCATGATGCCGGTGCTAATAATGAAGAGGAGACTTTTAGTTCAGATGATGATGGTCTTAGAGACCAAGAGGATGATCAAGCTAGTAAAAAGTTTGCGTCAACTGTCCCTTTATACAATTCCCATTCTTTCAGGGACAAGTCACCTAGGGTAAAATGGTCGAAACAAGATACCGAAAAGTTTTATGAGGTATTCTTCACATAATTCTTACAATATGtcattattatttctttaaacACAATTATATTACTAATTTTGTCTTTTCTGGATTTAGGAATGGAGACAGATTagtcatttttaataaaataactattcatttttttaaaacataggCTCTGAAGGAGTTTGGCCTAGATTTTACAATGATTCAACAAATTTTTGCTAGTAAAACAAGACGTCAAATTAAGCTGAAGTTCAAGAATGAAGACCAACATCATCCTTTACGAATAACTGATGCTATTAACAGTCATTCATCAGGTTAAACTCTTCAGTTACTTGTCTGTGCTCTTCATGGTCATATAGTACATGATCAGAAGGGTTTATTGTTCTTTATCTACTCCTTGATGTGGAATAACATTTTACTGAATGAAATCTATAATCTTCTCTCTTTAGATCATCATATTTTTAAGTCGGTGATTGCGAAACTGCCACAAATTTCTACCACTAATGCAAATCAGGAAGCCACTGAAGACACTACTGAAGACATGTCACCTGGAATTAATGTATGCACTCTTGgcttgttttgttttatattttgaggTCTGTATTCATTTGGTACGCATATGGTTTCtgctaattttcttttaaatctcatttatttattaaagacaTAGTCTTATTGCATGATGTTTGTGAGTTAAAATTTGGAACATAATGATCTTTCAACCAAAATTAGCACTTTTACTTGGTTCAGTCCTTCGTTACTTAAATTTACTTCCATGTAATTTAAACTCTAATATAGAAGCAAGGTATATAGATTTGTGATTGAGATGTTATTCCCCCGCTCCCTTGAGAATCCATTTTATACAAGGGAACAACACTTCACGATCATGTATATGCCATATGACGTAAAAACTTTCAAGACATATCCTAGCACAGTAAAGACAATTTTTATTGCCATATCTTTACCACTTCATTTATAGATTTAGAATATCTTTAACTAAATCCACATAATTGTAATATTTCTTATTATCTAATTGACCTTGCAAATATTCAAGACTCTTGTAATCTGAATGTGCAGGAACAGGTTGCAACAACTGAGCAGGACAGTGCTGATGTTAAAGATCAGGAGGATCCCATGGCGTATCAAAGTCCAGAGCAATTTGATGATAGTGATGATGACTTATGGAAATGGTCTCAGTATCAAAGTGTTATTTAGTGAAAAAGAATGAATACTTTCTGATTAAATTAAAGCTAATGtgatattagttttttttttatagttgaaATCAGTAATACTTTCTGATTTCGAAGTCCAGGTATACGATGTTTCATatgttttcttaaaatttgataCAGTCTCCATTCCATATATTTGTAATAAACTCGGGCTATTTGTGTTCTACTGGTTTTGTAGTGAGACTGTTGGACCTCTTATTCGATA harbors:
- the LOC25492665 gene encoding transcription factor TFIIIB component B'' isoform X1, yielding MDLFDDILLEVPPAPARPSAKFAPKVKSKQSLRKEISASEHATSSVDGKNMHVASTPTVTKSIRDTNLDNDGAESELNKVPSPSTAFLDSNKSLQVNNSLQDSLNVGFKSSSGDNSTAISENNIHSIFTSGKVQEDANERKQSLRKRKRSYVAGVEDDRDKSSRQLRKQVACEHVKNSNSLIEDDDELDPPYICNNIDQIEENDDEDEVDNSSKKKRALTNSKKKYMSKNGKAYKKSKKENGDSEKTTKEPPKKFSRSSRRRKRQVDQALLDDYELGSRSISLRDILAISDDKERQEKKEAKSSTNQSGGDFFHDAGANNEEETFSSDDDGLRDQEDDQASKKFASTVPLYNSHSFRDKSPRVKWSKQDTEKFYEALKEFGLDFTMIQQIFASKTRRQIKLKFKNEDQHHPLRITDAINSHSSDHHIFKSVIAKLPQISTTNANQEATEDTTEDMSPGINEQVATTEQDSADVKDQEDPMAYQSPEQFDDSDDDLWKWSQYQSVI
- the LOC25492665 gene encoding transcription factor TFIIIB component B'' isoform X2, producing MDLFDDILLEVPPAPARPSAKFAPKVKSKQSLRKEISASEHATSSVDGKNMHVASTPTVTKSIRDTNLDNESELNKVPSPSTAFLDSNKSLQVNNSLQDSLNVGFKSSSGDNSTAISENNIHSIFTSGKVQEDANERKQSLRKRKRSYVAGVEDDRDKSSRQLRKQVACEHVKNSNSLIEDDDELDPPYICNNIDQIEENDDEDEVDNSSKKKRALTNSKKKYMSKNGKAYKKSKKENGDSEKTTKEPPKKFSRSSRRRKRQVDQALLDDYELGSRSISLRDILAISDDKERQEKKEAKSSTNQSGGDFFHDAGANNEEETFSSDDDGLRDQEDDQASKKFASTVPLYNSHSFRDKSPRVKWSKQDTEKFYEALKEFGLDFTMIQQIFASKTRRQIKLKFKNEDQHHPLRITDAINSHSSDHHIFKSVIAKLPQISTTNANQEATEDTTEDMSPGINEQVATTEQDSADVKDQEDPMAYQSPEQFDDSDDDLWKWSQYQSVI